In Gigantopelta aegis isolate Gae_Host chromosome 6, Gae_host_genome, whole genome shotgun sequence, the following are encoded in one genomic region:
- the LOC121375384 gene encoding 40S ribosomal protein S3a, protein MAVGKNKRLTKGGKKGAKKKVVDPFSKKDWYDVKAPSMFAVRQIGKTLVSRTQGTRIASDGLKGRVFEVSLADLQNDEVTFRKFKLIAEEVQGRNVLTNFHGMDLTRDKLCSMVKKWQTLIQAHVDVKTTDGYLLRMFCIGFTKKRNNQVKKTCYAQHMQIKMIRKKMIEIITREVSSNDMKDVVNKLIPDSIGKDIEKACQGIYPLHDVYIRKVKVLKKPKFDVGKLMELHGEGGGTTKTVVSETGEVVSRPEGYEPPVMKSV, encoded by the exons ATGGCGGTCGGAAAAAATAAACGACTGACGAAAGGTGGCAAGAAGGGTGCGAAGAAGAAGGT aGTGGACCCTTTTTCAAAGAAAGATTGGTATGACGTAAAGGCCCCTTCTATGTTTGCTGTGCGGCAAATAGGCAAGACTCTTGTTTCAAGGACCCAGGGCACAC gAATTGCATCTGATGGTTTAAAAGGACGAGTCTTTGAGGTGTCGTTGGCTGATCTTCAGAATGACGAAGTTACGTTCCGAAAGTTTAAGCTTATAGCTGAGGAAGTTCAAGGCAGGAATGTACTCACAAATTTTCATGGAATGGACCTCACTCGTGACAAATTGTGCTCCATGGTCAAGAAGTGGCAG ACATTGATTCAAGCCCATGTTGATGTGAAGACCACAGATGGTTATCTGCTGCGAATGTTCTGCATCGGGTTCACGAAGAAGAGAAACAACCAAGTGAAGAAGACGTGCTATGCCCAACACATGCAG ATCAAGATGATCCGTAAGAAGATGATCGAGATTATCACACGCGAGGTGTCCTCAAATGACATGAAGGATGTTGTTAACAAGCT TATTCCAGACAGTATTGGAAAAGACATTGAAAAGGCATGTCAAGGCATCTACCCACTGCATGATGTTTACATCAGGAAGGTCAAAGTGCTGAAGAAGCCAAAGTTTGATG TTGGGAAGCTGATGGAACTTCATGGAGAGGGTGGAGGAACTACCAAGACGGTTGTTTCAGAAACAGGAGAAGTTGTATCGCGGCCTGAGGGTTACGAGCCACCTGTTATGAAATCTGTCTGA